One stretch of Streptomyces sp. A2-16 DNA includes these proteins:
- the efeB gene encoding iron uptake transporter deferrochelatase/peroxidase subunit, translated as MAEQSLPAVDEGTSAQAGPASREGISRRALLGTAGATGLVLGAGGGAVGYAAAPAAATALTSVGSTEVMFHVKHQPGITEGLQARGHLVAFDLAPGAGRKEAAALLRRWSETAKRVMAGEPVGSADTDVARDAGPSSLTVTFGFGHSFFARTGLEKQRPVALDPLPDFSSDQLDKARSNGDLWVQIGANDALVAFHALRAIQKDAGSAAKVRWQMNGFNRTPGATAHPMTARNLMGQLDGTRNPKPSEPDFDQRIFVPESGTPAWMANGSYAVVRRIRMLLDDWEKLTLGSQEAVIGRRKANGAALSGGTETTAMDLEKTDAKGDLAVPINAHARITRPDQNGGAAILRRPFSYHDGIDADGTPDAGLLFVCWQADPLRGFVPIQRKLDRGDALSQYIRHESSGLFAVPGGAAEGEYVGQGLLEG; from the coding sequence ATGGCTGAACAGTCCCTCCCCGCCGTCGACGAAGGCACCTCCGCTCAAGCGGGTCCCGCTTCGCGCGAGGGCATCTCCCGCCGTGCCCTGCTCGGCACCGCCGGCGCCACCGGGCTCGTCCTCGGTGCGGGCGGCGGGGCCGTGGGGTACGCCGCCGCGCCCGCCGCGGCCACTGCGCTGACCTCGGTGGGCAGCACCGAGGTGATGTTCCACGTGAAACATCAGCCCGGCATCACGGAGGGCCTCCAGGCACGCGGTCACCTCGTCGCCTTCGACCTCGCGCCGGGCGCGGGCCGCAAGGAGGCCGCCGCGCTGCTACGTCGCTGGTCGGAGACGGCGAAGCGGGTGATGGCGGGGGAGCCTGTGGGCTCCGCCGACACGGATGTCGCCCGGGACGCGGGACCGTCCTCCCTGACGGTGACCTTCGGCTTCGGGCACAGCTTCTTCGCCCGCACCGGGCTGGAGAAGCAGCGCCCGGTCGCCCTCGACCCGCTGCCCGACTTCTCCTCCGACCAGCTCGACAAGGCCCGCAGCAACGGCGACCTGTGGGTGCAGATCGGCGCGAACGACGCCTTGGTCGCCTTCCACGCCCTGCGCGCGATCCAGAAGGACGCAGGCAGCGCGGCGAAGGTCCGCTGGCAGATGAACGGCTTCAACCGCACGCCGGGGGCCACGGCCCACCCCATGACGGCCCGCAACCTTATGGGCCAGCTGGACGGCACCCGCAATCCGAAGCCGAGCGAGCCCGACTTCGACCAGCGCATCTTCGTCCCGGAGTCCGGCACGCCCGCGTGGATGGCGAACGGTTCCTATGCGGTCGTACGCCGGATCCGGATGCTGCTGGACGACTGGGAGAAGTTGACGCTCGGGTCCCAGGAGGCTGTGATCGGGCGCCGGAAGGCCAACGGGGCCGCGCTGTCCGGGGGCACCGAGACGACCGCGATGGACCTGGAGAAGACGGACGCGAAGGGGGACCTGGCCGTCCCGATCAACGCGCACGCCCGGATCACCCGGCCCGACCAGAACGGGGGCGCGGCCATCCTGCGCCGCCCCTTCTCGTACCACGACGGCATCGACGCGGACGGGACGCCGGACGCGGGGCTCCTGTTCGTCTGCTGGCAGGCCGACCCGCTGCGCGGCTTCGTCCCCATCCAGCGCAAGCTCGACCGCGGCGACGCGCTGTCCCAGTACATCCGGCACGAGTCGAGCGGTCTGTTCGCGGTGCCGGGCGGGGCGGCGGAGGGGGAGTACGTGGGGCAGGGCCTGCTGGAGGGGTGA
- the pheA gene encoding prephenate dehydratase, whose product MPASYAYLGPEGTFTEVALRTLPETATRELIPYVSVQSALDAVRAGEAEAAFVPIENSVEGGITTTLDELVAGAPLMIYREVLLSITFALLVRPGTELTDIKTVSAHPAAQPQVRNWLKKNLPDVHWESAASNADAARLVQEGQYDAAFAGEFAAARYGLEALETGIHDAENAQTRFVLVGRPARPAAPTGADKTSVVLWQRDDHPGGLRDLLGEFATRGINLMLLQSRPTGTGIGNYCFCIDAEGHITDRRVAEALMGLKRICREVRFLGSYPRADKGPAELGAPLAGTSDEEFMAASDWVARCQDGRF is encoded by the coding sequence ATGCCAGCGAGCTACGCGTATCTCGGCCCTGAGGGCACCTTCACCGAAGTCGCGCTGCGGACGCTTCCCGAGACGGCGACCCGTGAGCTGATCCCGTACGTGTCGGTGCAGTCCGCGCTGGACGCGGTACGCGCGGGTGAGGCCGAGGCCGCGTTCGTGCCGATCGAGAACTCCGTCGAGGGCGGCATCACCACCACCCTCGACGAACTGGTCGCGGGCGCCCCGCTGATGATCTACCGCGAGGTGCTGCTGTCGATCACCTTCGCGCTGCTGGTCAGGCCGGGCACCGAGCTGACGGACATCAAGACGGTCTCCGCGCACCCGGCCGCCCAGCCGCAGGTGCGCAACTGGCTCAAGAAGAACCTCCCGGACGTCCACTGGGAGTCGGCCGCCTCGAACGCGGACGCGGCCCGGCTGGTCCAGGAGGGCCAGTACGACGCGGCCTTCGCCGGCGAGTTCGCGGCAGCCCGGTACGGCCTCGAGGCACTGGAGACCGGGATCCACGACGCCGAGAACGCTCAGACGCGGTTCGTGCTGGTCGGCCGCCCCGCCCGGCCTGCCGCACCGACCGGCGCCGACAAGACCTCCGTCGTGCTGTGGCAGCGCGACGACCATCCGGGCGGGCTGCGCGACCTGCTGGGCGAGTTCGCCACCCGGGGCATCAACCTGATGCTGCTCCAGTCCCGGCCCACGGGCACGGGCATCGGCAACTACTGCTTCTGCATCGACGCCGAGGGTCACATCACCGACCGAAGGGTGGCGGAGGCCCTGATGGGGCTGAAGCGGATCTGCCGCGAGGTGCGTTTCCTCGGTTCGTACCCTCGTGCGGACAAGGGGCCCGCGGAGCTGGGAGCCCCGCTGGCGGGCACCTCGGACGAGGAGTTCATGGCGGCCTCGGACTGGGTGGCCCGGTGCCAGGACGGGCGATTCTGA
- the serS gene encoding serine--tRNA ligase: protein MIDLRLLREDPDRVRASQRARGEDVALVDALLSADERRRSSGVRFDELRSEQKSLGKLIPKATPDERAELLQKAEQLKADVKAAEAAQNDADEETKRLASQLGNLVHPDVPVGGEEDFVVLETHGTIRDFGAEGFEPKDHLELGEALGAIDVERGAKVSGSRFYYLTGVGALLELALVNAAIAQATEAGFTPMLTPALVRPRAMEGTGFLGQAAENVYHLEKDDYYLVGTSEVPLAAYHMDEILDADQLPLRYAGFSPCFRREAGTYGKDTRGIFRVHQFDKVEMFSYVAPEDAENEHKRLLEWEKQWLTGLELPFQVIDVASGDLGASASRKYDCEAWIPTQGKYRELTSASNCNSFQARRLAIRMRDGKKVQPLATLNGTLCAVPRTIVAILENHQLADGSVRVPEVLRPYLGGRELLEPVAK, encoded by the coding sequence GTGATTGACCTTCGCCTGCTCCGTGAGGACCCCGACCGAGTGCGCGCGTCCCAGCGCGCCCGTGGAGAGGACGTCGCCCTCGTCGACGCCCTCCTGTCTGCCGACGAGCGGCGCAGGTCGTCCGGCGTCCGCTTCGACGAGCTGCGTTCCGAGCAGAAGTCGCTCGGCAAGCTCATCCCCAAGGCCACTCCGGACGAGCGTGCCGAGCTGCTCCAGAAGGCGGAGCAGCTCAAGGCCGACGTCAAGGCCGCCGAGGCCGCGCAGAACGACGCCGACGAGGAGACCAAGCGCCTCGCCTCGCAGCTCGGCAACCTCGTCCACCCCGACGTCCCCGTCGGCGGCGAGGAGGACTTCGTCGTCCTGGAGACGCACGGCACCATCCGTGACTTCGGTGCTGAGGGCTTCGAGCCCAAGGACCACCTGGAGCTCGGCGAGGCGCTGGGCGCCATCGACGTGGAGCGGGGCGCCAAGGTGTCCGGCTCGCGCTTCTACTACCTGACGGGCGTCGGCGCGCTCCTGGAGCTCGCACTCGTCAACGCGGCGATCGCGCAGGCCACCGAGGCCGGCTTCACCCCGATGCTCACCCCCGCGCTGGTCCGCCCGCGCGCCATGGAGGGCACCGGCTTCCTCGGCCAGGCCGCGGAGAACGTCTACCACCTGGAGAAGGACGACTACTACCTGGTCGGCACCTCCGAGGTCCCGCTCGCCGCGTACCACATGGACGAGATCCTCGACGCCGACCAGCTGCCGCTGCGCTACGCCGGCTTCTCGCCGTGCTTCCGCCGCGAGGCCGGCACCTACGGCAAGGACACCCGGGGCATCTTCCGCGTGCACCAGTTCGACAAGGTCGAGATGTTCTCGTACGTCGCCCCCGAGGACGCGGAGAACGAGCACAAGCGGCTCCTGGAGTGGGAGAAGCAGTGGCTGACCGGCCTCGAGCTGCCCTTCCAGGTCATCGACGTGGCCTCGGGCGACCTCGGCGCCTCCGCGTCCCGCAAGTACGACTGCGAGGCGTGGATCCCGACCCAGGGCAAGTACCGCGAGCTGACCTCGGCCTCCAACTGCAACAGCTTCCAGGCCCGCCGCCTGGCCATCCGTATGCGCGACGGCAAGAAGGTCCAGCCGCTGGCCACGCTCAACGGCACGCTGTGCGCCGTACCGCGCACCATCGTGGCGATCCTGGAGAACCACCAGCTGGCCGACGGCTCGGTGCGGGTGCCCGAGGTGCTGCGGCCGTACCTCGGCGGCCGGGAGCTGCTGGAGCCGGTCGCCAAGTGA
- a CDS encoding HAD family hydrolase translates to MSSGFPYRLIATDLDGTLLRSDESVSRRTRDALAAATAAGAAHIVVTGRGVPWTRHILDDLGYDGLAVCGQGSQVYDAGEHRLLTSVTLDRQLAAVALAKIEAEVGPLFLAASRSGLDGDVLVGPGYAVTGALPSTPFTDVSDLWAAPLSKIYIQHPELSDDALAAASRQAAGGFVTVAMSGEGIVELLPLGLSKATGLSLAARRLGLKAADTIAFGDMPNDIPMFGWASYGVAMANAHEELKAAADEVTASHEEDGIAVVLERLLG, encoded by the coding sequence GTGAGCAGCGGTTTTCCGTACCGGCTGATCGCGACCGACCTCGACGGAACGCTCCTGCGCTCCGACGAGTCGGTCTCGCGGCGCACCCGTGACGCGCTCGCCGCGGCCACCGCGGCGGGTGCCGCCCACATCGTGGTGACGGGCCGCGGGGTCCCCTGGACCCGGCACATCCTCGACGACCTCGGGTACGACGGTCTCGCGGTCTGCGGGCAGGGTTCGCAGGTCTACGACGCCGGCGAGCACCGACTGCTGACCTCGGTGACCCTGGACCGGCAGCTGGCCGCGGTGGCCCTCGCGAAGATCGAGGCGGAGGTCGGCCCGCTGTTCCTGGCGGCGAGCCGCAGCGGCCTCGACGGAGACGTGCTGGTCGGGCCGGGGTACGCGGTGACGGGTGCGCTGCCGTCGACGCCGTTCACGGACGTGTCGGACCTGTGGGCGGCCCCGCTGAGCAAGATCTACATTCAGCATCCGGAGCTGTCGGACGACGCGCTCGCGGCGGCCTCCCGGCAGGCGGCGGGTGGTTTCGTGACCGTCGCCATGTCCGGTGAGGGCATCGTCGAGCTGCTCCCGCTGGGTCTGTCGAAGGCGACGGGACTGTCCCTGGCGGCGCGGCGCCTCGGTCTGAAGGCCGCGGACACGATCGCCTTCGGCGACATGCCGAACGACATCCCGATGTTCGGCTGGGCCTCGTACGGCGTGGCCATGGCCAACGCGCACGAGGAGCTGAAGGCCGCGGCGGACGAGGTGACGGCCTCCCACGAGGAGGACGGCATCGCGGTGGTGCTGGAGCGGTTGCTGGGCTGA
- a CDS encoding ABC transporter permease: protein MYDPTVARLTYRALLGRRRALILGALPILLIVISVIVRALVGADDQTASDLLGGLALATMVPIIGVIAGTGAIGPEIDDGSVVYLLSKPLKRPTIIFTKLIVAISVTMVFSALPTLIAGFILNGNGQQIAVAYTVAALVSSIAYAALFLLLGTVSRHAVVFGLVYALVWEALFGSLVAGARTLSVQQWSLAVAHKVAGGDLVTSDVGLPTATVLLVVVTVLATWYAGQKLRSLTLAGEE, encoded by the coding sequence ATGTACGACCCCACAGTCGCCCGACTCACCTACCGGGCCCTGCTCGGCCGCCGCAGGGCCCTCATCCTGGGCGCCCTGCCCATCCTGCTGATCGTGATCTCCGTGATCGTGCGCGCACTGGTCGGCGCCGACGACCAGACCGCCTCCGACCTGCTGGGCGGGCTCGCGCTCGCCACCATGGTGCCGATCATCGGCGTCATCGCGGGCACCGGCGCGATCGGCCCCGAGATCGACGACGGCTCGGTGGTGTACCTGCTGTCCAAGCCGCTCAAGCGGCCGACGATCATCTTCACCAAGCTGATCGTGGCGATCTCCGTGACGATGGTCTTCTCCGCCCTGCCGACGCTGATCGCGGGCTTCATCCTCAACGGCAACGGCCAGCAGATCGCCGTCGCCTACACGGTGGCCGCACTGGTCTCCTCGATCGCCTACGCGGCACTCTTCCTGCTGCTCGGCACGGTGTCCCGGCACGCGGTGGTCTTCGGTCTCGTCTACGCGCTGGTCTGGGAGGCCCTGTTCGGCTCCCTGGTCGCCGGGGCGCGGACCCTGAGCGTCCAGCAGTGGTCGCTGGCCGTCGCCCACAAGGTCGCCGGCGGCGACCTCGTCACCTCGGACGTCGGACTGCCGACGGCCACGGTGCTGCTGGTCGTGGTGACCGTCCTCGCCACCTGGTACGCGGGACAGAAGCTGCGCTCGCTGACGCTGGCGGGCGAGGAGTAA
- a CDS encoding ABC transporter ATP-binding protein — MTTLQIDHVSRWFGNVVAVNDITMTIGPGVTGLLGPNGAGKSTLINMMGGFLAPSTGTVTLDGQQVWRNEAIYKHIGIVPEREAMYDFLTGREFVVANAELHGLGAKAAQKALATVEMEYAQDRKISTYSKGMRQRVKMASALVHDPSLLLLDEPFNGMDPRQRMQLMDLLRRMGDEGRTVLFSSHILEEVEQLAWHIEVVVAGRHAASGDFRRIRRLMTDRPHRYLVRSSDDRALAAALIADPSTSGIEVDLSEGALRIQAVDFGRFTALLPKVARDHGIRLLTVSPSDESLESVFSYLVAA; from the coding sequence GTGACCACGCTCCAGATCGACCATGTCTCCCGCTGGTTCGGCAACGTGGTCGCCGTCAACGACATCACCATGACGATCGGCCCCGGCGTCACCGGCCTGCTCGGCCCCAACGGCGCCGGAAAGTCCACCCTCATCAACATGATGGGCGGCTTCCTCGCCCCGTCCACCGGCACCGTCACCCTCGACGGACAGCAGGTGTGGCGCAACGAGGCGATCTACAAGCACATCGGCATCGTCCCCGAGCGCGAGGCGATGTACGACTTCCTCACCGGGCGCGAATTCGTCGTCGCCAACGCCGAGTTGCACGGCCTCGGCGCCAAGGCGGCCCAGAAGGCGCTGGCCACGGTCGAGATGGAGTACGCGCAGGACCGCAAGATCTCCACGTACTCCAAGGGCATGCGCCAGCGCGTGAAGATGGCGTCCGCCCTGGTCCACGACCCCTCGCTGCTCCTGCTCGACGAGCCGTTCAACGGCATGGACCCGCGCCAGCGCATGCAGCTCATGGACCTGCTGCGGCGCATGGGCGACGAGGGCCGCACCGTGCTGTTCTCCTCGCACATCCTCGAGGAGGTCGAGCAGCTCGCCTGGCACATCGAGGTCGTCGTCGCGGGCCGGCACGCGGCCAGCGGCGACTTCCGCAGGATCCGCCGCCTGATGACGGACCGCCCGCACCGCTATCTGGTGCGCTCCAGCGACGACCGCGCCCTCGCGGCCGCGCTGATCGCCGACCCGTCGACGTCCGGCATCGAAGTCGACCTGTCGGAGGGCGCGTTGCGCATCCAGGCCGTCGACTTCGGCCGCTTCACCGCGCTGTTGCCCAAGGTCGCCCGCGACCACGGCATCCGGCTGCTCACGGTCTCGCCCTCCGACGAGTCCCTCGAGTCCGTCTTCTCGTATCTCGTCGCGGCGTAG
- a CDS encoding ABC transporter permease → MAVEHPVAAPSGDQTRIHNIGYRTYDGPRLGRSYATRSLYSQSLRGAYGLGRSVKSKVLPMLLFVVMCVPAAIMVAVAVATKANDLPVDYTRYAIIMQAVISLYVASQAPQSVSRDLRFKTVPLYFSRPIETADYVRAKYAALASAMFVLTAAPLIVLYVGALLAKLDFTDQTKGFAQGLVSVALLSLLFAGIGLVVASVTPRRGFGIAAVIAVMTISYGAVSTLQAIADAQGSSSAIPWMGLFSPVTLIDGLQSAFLGASSAFPGAVGPSNGEGVVYVLAVLGLIAACYGLLLRRYKKVGL, encoded by the coding sequence ATGGCAGTTGAGCACCCGGTCGCCGCCCCCTCGGGCGACCAGACCCGCATCCACAACATCGGCTACCGCACCTACGACGGCCCTCGTCTCGGCCGTTCCTACGCCACCCGCTCGCTGTACTCGCAGTCCCTGCGCGGCGCCTACGGCCTCGGCCGCTCGGTCAAGTCCAAGGTGCTGCCGATGCTGCTGTTCGTCGTGATGTGCGTGCCCGCGGCCATCATGGTGGCCGTCGCGGTCGCCACCAAGGCGAACGACCTGCCGGTCGACTACACCCGCTACGCGATCATCATGCAGGCCGTCATCAGCCTGTATGTCGCCTCGCAGGCACCGCAGTCCGTCTCCCGCGACCTGCGCTTCAAGACCGTCCCGCTGTACTTCTCGCGGCCCATCGAGACCGCGGACTACGTGCGCGCGAAGTACGCGGCGCTGGCCTCCGCGATGTTCGTCCTCACCGCCGCCCCGCTGATCGTGCTCTACGTGGGCGCGCTGCTGGCCAAGCTGGACTTCACCGACCAGACCAAGGGATTCGCACAGGGACTCGTCTCCGTGGCGCTGCTCTCGCTGCTCTTCGCCGGCATCGGCCTGGTCGTCGCGTCGGTCACCCCGCGCCGCGGCTTCGGCATCGCGGCCGTGATCGCCGTCATGACCATCTCCTACGGCGCCGTCTCCACGCTCCAGGCGATCGCCGACGCCCAGGGCAGCTCCAGTGCCATCCCGTGGATGGGCCTGTTCTCGCCGGTCACCCTCATCGACGGACTGCAGTCGGCGTTCCTCGGCGCGAGCTCCGCGTTCCCGGGGGCGGTCGGCCCGTCCAACGGCGAGGGCGTGGTCTACGTCCTGGCCGTCCTCGGCCTGATCGCCGCCTGCTACGGCCTCCTGCTGCGCCGCTACAAGAAGGTGGGACTGTGA
- a CDS encoding ABC transporter ATP-binding protein — translation MIATESLSKRFPRVTALDRLSLDVGPGVTGLVGANGAGKSTMIKILLGLSPATEGRAEVLGLDVATEGAAIRERVGYMPEHDCLPPDVSATEFVVHMARMSGLPPTAARERTADTLRHVGLYEERYRPIGGYSTGMKQRVKLAQALVHDPQLVFLDEPTNGLDPVGRDDMLGLIRRIYTDFGISVLVTSHLLGELERTCDHVVVIDGGKLLRSSSTTDFTQNTTTLAVEVTDTDEHPDGTRAVREALHARGVEILDSPSGLPGAGHILLLTAQGEQTYDVVRDVVADLGLGLVRMEQRRHHISEVFTSEGTGEGTSEGTSAAQQRKEAVGHGS, via the coding sequence GTGATCGCGACCGAAAGCCTGAGCAAGCGGTTCCCCCGGGTGACCGCGCTTGACCGGCTCTCCTTGGACGTCGGACCCGGTGTTACCGGACTCGTCGGAGCCAACGGAGCCGGCAAGTCCACCATGATCAAGATCCTGCTGGGTCTGTCCCCCGCCACCGAGGGCCGTGCCGAAGTGCTCGGGCTCGACGTCGCGACCGAGGGTGCCGCCATCCGCGAGCGGGTCGGCTACATGCCGGAGCACGACTGCCTGCCGCCCGACGTCTCGGCCACCGAGTTCGTCGTGCACATGGCCCGCATGTCCGGCCTGCCGCCCACCGCCGCGCGGGAGCGCACCGCGGACACCCTGCGCCATGTCGGCCTGTACGAGGAGCGCTACCGCCCCATCGGCGGCTACTCCACCGGCATGAAGCAGCGCGTGAAGCTCGCGCAGGCCCTGGTGCACGACCCGCAGTTGGTCTTCCTCGACGAGCCGACCAACGGCCTCGACCCGGTCGGCCGCGACGACATGCTGGGCCTGATCCGCCGTATCTACACCGACTTCGGCATCTCGGTCCTGGTCACCTCGCACCTGCTGGGCGAGCTGGAGCGCACCTGCGACCACGTCGTCGTCATCGACGGCGGCAAGCTCCTGCGTTCCAGCTCCACCACCGACTTCACCCAGAACACCACGACCCTCGCGGTCGAGGTCACCGACACCGACGAGCACCCGGACGGTACCCGCGCGGTGCGCGAGGCGCTGCACGCGCGCGGGGTGGAGATCCTCGACTCCCCGAGCGGTCTGCCGGGCGCCGGCCACATCCTGCTGCTGACCGCACAGGGCGAGCAGACCTACGACGTCGTCCGTGACGTCGTCGCCGACCTGGGCCTCGGCCTGGTGCGCATGGAACAGCGCAGGCACCACATCTCGGAGGTCTTCACCAGCGAAGGCACCGGTGAAGGCACCAGCGAAGGCACGAGCGCGGCACAGCAGCGGAAGGAGGCCGTCGGCCATGGCAGTTGA
- a CDS encoding SDR family oxidoreductase, with protein sequence MTLMEGARERRVRTGGIELCVAELGDPGQPTVVLVHGYPDSKEVWSQVAGRLADRFHVVLYDVRGHGRSTAPKPLRGGFTLEKLTDDFLAVADAVSPDRPVHLVGHDWGSVQAWEFVTVRRTEGRIASFTSMSGPSLDHFGHWIAGRLRRPTPRRLGQLLGQGAKSWYVYALHTPALPELAWRGPLGKLWPRVLELAEKVPAHGYPTASLPTDAAHGAWLYRDNVRARLRRPRTDAHAHAPVQLITPLGDAFLSEKLYDGLEQWVPELTRRTLPAKHWIPRSRPDQLSAWITEFVTSVESGRTAVPATGKYADRFGGQLVLITGAGSGIGRATAFAFAESGARVVAVDRDAESAARTAELSRLLGAPEAWAETVDVSDEQAMEKLAAKVATEYGVVDVLVNNAGIGLGGPFLDTTVEDWKKVLDVNLWGVIHGCRLFGRQMAERGQGGHIVNTASAAAYQPSKALSAYGTSKAAVLMLSESLRAELAGQGIGVSAICPGFVNTGITGTARFAGVDAAEEKRRQKRAARLYKLRNYPPEKVADAILRAVVRNQAVVPVTPEARGTRALARWAPKALRALARLEPPL encoded by the coding sequence GTGACCTTGATGGAAGGTGCGCGCGAACGCCGGGTACGCACCGGCGGCATCGAACTGTGCGTGGCCGAACTCGGCGACCCGGGGCAGCCGACCGTGGTCCTGGTGCATGGCTACCCGGACAGCAAGGAGGTCTGGTCCCAGGTGGCCGGCCGTCTCGCCGACCGCTTCCACGTCGTCCTCTACGACGTCCGCGGCCACGGCCGCTCCACCGCGCCGAAGCCGCTGCGCGGCGGGTTCACCCTGGAGAAGCTGACCGACGACTTCCTGGCCGTCGCGGACGCCGTCAGCCCGGACCGGCCCGTGCACCTGGTCGGGCACGACTGGGGCTCGGTGCAGGCCTGGGAGTTCGTCACCGTCCGGCGCACCGAGGGCCGCATCGCCTCCTTCACCTCGATGTCCGGACCGTCCCTGGACCACTTCGGCCACTGGATCGCGGGCCGCCTCAGGCGCCCCACCCCCCGCCGCCTAGGCCAGCTCCTCGGCCAGGGCGCCAAGTCCTGGTACGTGTACGCGCTGCACACCCCCGCTCTGCCCGAGCTGGCCTGGCGCGGCCCGCTCGGCAAGCTCTGGCCGCGCGTCCTGGAGCTCGCCGAGAAGGTCCCCGCCCACGGCTACCCGACCGCATCTCTGCCCACCGACGCGGCCCACGGCGCCTGGCTGTACCGGGACAACGTCCGGGCCCGGCTGCGCCGCCCCCGCACCGACGCCCACGCACACGCGCCCGTGCAGCTCATCACGCCCCTGGGCGACGCCTTCCTGTCGGAGAAGCTCTACGACGGCCTGGAGCAGTGGGTCCCCGAACTGACCCGGCGCACGCTCCCGGCCAAGCACTGGATCCCCCGCTCCCGGCCCGACCAGCTCTCGGCGTGGATCACGGAGTTCGTGACGTCCGTCGAGAGCGGCCGGACCGCGGTGCCGGCCACCGGGAAGTACGCCGACCGGTTCGGCGGACAGCTCGTCCTGATCACCGGCGCGGGCAGCGGCATCGGACGGGCCACCGCGTTCGCCTTCGCCGAGTCCGGCGCGCGCGTGGTGGCCGTCGACCGGGACGCCGAGTCCGCCGCCCGCACCGCCGAACTGTCCCGGCTGCTCGGCGCCCCCGAGGCCTGGGCGGAGACCGTCGACGTCTCCGACGAACAGGCCATGGAGAAACTCGCCGCCAAGGTCGCCACCGAGTACGGCGTCGTGGACGTCCTCGTCAACAACGCCGGGATCGGCCTCGGCGGCCCCTTCCTCGACACCACCGTCGAGGACTGGAAGAAGGTCCTCGACGTCAACCTGTGGGGCGTCATCCACGGCTGCCGGCTCTTCGGCCGGCAGATGGCCGAGCGCGGACAGGGCGGCCACATCGTCAACACCGCCTCGGCGGCCGCCTACCAGCCCTCCAAAGCCCTGTCCGCGTACGGCACCTCCAAGGCCGCCGTCCTCATGCTCAGCGAGAGCCTGCGCGCCGAACTCGCCGGCCAGGGCATCGGCGTGAGCGCGATCTGCCCCGGCTTCGTCAACACCGGCATCACCGGCACCGCGCGCTTCGCGGGCGTCGACGCCGCCGAGGAGAAACGCCGCCAGAAACGCGCCGCCCGCCTCTACAAACTGCGGAACTACCCGCCCGAGAAGGTCGCCGACGCGATCCTGCGAGCGGTCGTGCGCAACCAGGCCGTCGTACCGGTCACGCCCGAGGCCCGCGGCACCCGCGCCCTGGCCCGATGGGCGCCGAAGGCACTGCGGGCGCTCGCCCGACTGGAGCCACCGCTGTGA